The following are encoded together in the Triticum dicoccoides isolate Atlit2015 ecotype Zavitan chromosome 6B, WEW_v2.0, whole genome shotgun sequence genome:
- the LOC119324798 gene encoding probable serine/threonine-protein kinase PBL15 — protein MPRPWRQVLASATKCWSAEEDEEAAEARNYRPPNSEFSRRLASFRRLSAMANGSATPTDGKDDEDNADSAGEMGVGTMQQLHSFSLSELRGVTHDFSSGYLLGEGGFGAVHKGFVDAGMRPGLEPQPVAVKQLNIAGHQGHREWLAEVIFLGQFRHDHLLKLLGYCCEDEERLLVYEFMPRGSLDNHLFKRISATLPWGTRLKVAIGAAKGVAFLHGGKQPVIYRDLKASNILLDSDFTAKLSDFGLAKMGPEGEETHVSTRVMGTHGYAAPEYVQTGHLAVKSDVYSFGVVLLELLTGRRAMEHVPGRTARAEQTIKLVEWTRPYLASSRRLRCIMDQKLSGHYSVKGARAMAHLAVRCTSPQPRDRPSMAVVVEELEQLEGLKDMAVSMGLFWPTAPAAGRNALSAKFRAEMKGAGTGVVPRRRTASANLS, from the exons ATGCCGAGGCCATGGAGGCAGGTGCTGGCGTCGGCGACCAAGTGCTGGAGcgcggaggaggacgaggaggccgcGGAGGCCAGGAACTACCGCCCGCCCAACTCCGAGTTCTCGCGCCGGCTCGCCTCCTTCCGGCGCCTATCCGCCATGGCCAACGGCTCCGCCACGCCCACGGACGGCAAGGATGACGAGGACAACGCCGACAGCGCGGGGGAGATGGGCGTGGGCACCATGCAGCAGCTCCACTCCTTCAGCCTCAGCGAGCTCCGTGGCGTCACGCACGACTTCTCCAGCGGCTACCTCCTCGGGGAGGGCGGGTTCGGCGCCGTCCACAAGGGTTTCGTCGATGCCGGCATGCGGCCCGGCCTCGAGCCCCAGCCCGTCGCCGTCAAGCAGCTCAACATCGCCGGCCACCAGGGCCACAGGGAGTGGCTG GCCGAGGTGATCTTCCTTGGGCAGTTCAGGCATGATCACCTATTGAAGCTACTTGGTTACTGCTGCGAGGACGAGGAGCGCCTCCTCGTCTACGAGTTCATGCCGCGTGGCAGCCTCGACAACCACCTCTTTAAAAGGATATCCGCGACGCTGCCGTGGGGCACCAGGCTCAAGGTCGCCATTGGTGCCGCCAAGGGCGTCGCCTTCCTCCATGGCGGCAAGCAGCCCGTCATCTACCGAGACTTGAAGGCGTCCAACATCCTTCTCGACTCG GATTTTACGGCGAAGCTGTCAGACTTTGGACTGGCAAAGATGGGCCCCGAGGGGGAGGAGACACACGTGAGCACCCGCGTGATGGGCACCCACGGCTACGCGGCGCCCGAGTACGTGCAGACGGGCCACCTGGCGGTGAAGAGCGACGTGTACAGCTTCGGCGTGGTGTTGCTGGAGCTCCTAACGGGCCGCCGGGCCATGGAGCACGTCCCTGGCCGCACTGCGCGTGCTGAGCAGACCATCAAGCTCGTGGAGTGGACCCGGCCCTACCTCGCTAGCAGCCGCCGTCTACGCTGCATCATGGACCAGAAGCTCTCGGGGCACTACTCTGTCAAGGGCGCCCGCGCCATGGCGCACCTGGCGGTGCGTTGCACAAGCCCGCAGCCCCGGGATAGGCCAAGCATGGCTGTTGTGGTGGAGGAGCTGGAGCAGCTGGAGGGGCTCAAGGACATGGCTGTCAGCATGGGCCTCTTTTGGCCCACGGCTCCCGCAGCCGGGAGAAACGCACTCTCCGCCAAATTTCGGGCCGAGatgaagggcgccggcactggtgTCGTCCCGCGGCGGAGAACCGCGTCCGCCAACCTGTCATGA